From Toxorhynchites rutilus septentrionalis strain SRP chromosome 2, ASM2978413v1, whole genome shotgun sequence, a single genomic window includes:
- the LOC129769814 gene encoding uncharacterized protein LOC129769814, with amino-acid sequence MKSLLIIAAVLFAGALALESGQVCEPGTNFMVDCNTCRCSADGKLVSCTRKFCLPEEQGDDPKAQAVEESSNGNEKEEEQVHTNGQVCTPNEVKMEDCNRCKCAANGIGWFCTRRVCPPREKREVAAPNRKPMCMPENFFWSTDYCNDYFYTETGITACMRKLCNLRAKRESAPLEKECEPGSTFLHPDGCNQCFCTKDGRGACTLKLCLNSEKRRSVRAAGDADLPRSEIAPWANGFSCAPNKAFKYQCNTCRCDDSGSRAACTLKFCIEGEY; translated from the exons CATTGGCCTTGGAGAGCGGACAAGTTTGTGAACCAGGAACCAATTTTATGGTTGATTGCAACACATGTCGATGTTCTGCCGATGGTAAGCTGGTATCATGTACGAGGAAATTCTGTTTGCCGGAGGAACAAGGTGACGATCCCAAGGCACAGGCGGTTGAGGAGTCCAGCAATGGAAACGAAAAGGAAGAAGAACAAGTCCACACGAATGGTCAAGTCTGCACACCCAATGAGGTGAAAATGGAG GATTGCAACCGTTGCAAGTGCGCTGCTAATGGTATTGGATGGTTCTGCACCCGTCGGGTTTGTCCCCCGCGGGAGAAGCGCGAGGTGGCGGCACCGAACCGGAAACCAATGTGCATGCCGGAAAACTTTTTCTGGAGTACCGATTATTGCAACGATTATTTCTATACGGAAACTGGTATCACAGCTTGTATGCGGAAGTTATGTAATTTGAGAGCTAAGCGGGAATCGGCTCCATTGGAGAAGGAGTGCGAACCGGGAAGTACATTCCTACATCCGGATGGATGCAATCAATGCTTCTGCACCAAAGACGGACGGGGTGCATGTACGTTGAAGCTCTGCCTAAATTCGGAGAAGAGACGCTCCGTTCGGGCGGCCGGTGATGCCGATCTCCCTAGATCGGAAATTGCACCGTGGGCCAATGGATTTTCATGCGCACCCAACAAGGCCTTCAAGTATCAGTGTAATACCTGTCGCTGTGATGACTCTGGCAGTAGAGCAGCTTGTACGCTGAAGTTCTGCATAGAGGGTGAATACTGA